The following is a genomic window from Pseudomonas viciae.
AAAAGCCCGCTTTAGGCGGGCTTGTACAGGATAGGATCTGCAGATTCGAGGCTGCTCATCACAGAGTCGTGCTGCTTTCTGAACGCGCACAAAAAAGCCTCTTGACTGTCAAGAGGCTTTTTTGATATACTTGAATTCTGTGCACTCGAAATGCACAGAATTGGGGATTCTATGGTTTTTCTGTCAACGAGGCAAACTATAGGAAAAGATGACGTGAGTGTCAACTGATGAATGATGCAATTGATGAGCGGTATTTTTGCTGATTTTCCAGGCGGCTCGCGCACATTTCTGCAACCCAGAGAGGATTGACATATGTTCAAAAATAAACCAATATGGAGTCATAAACATGCAAGCGAAGCACCAACGTAATTACAAACCGCCATTCAGTAAATTCGTGAAAAAGGCGGCCAAGCCCCTGGCATTGGCTATCGAGGATGAGGTTGAAATCATCTGTGAAACGCCAGAAATAGGGGTACAGAAGGTCGGCGATCTAGCCGGGATCTGGGTCCATAAATTCAGGTTCAACAAGCAAGAGTATTTGCTGGCTTATCGGCCACCGACACCTGAGGAAATACTGCAAGGGGTCGGCGTAGAGCTGCTAGGAATCGACTTCTACCAGGTAGGTCCGCATGAAAATTTCTATACGGACCTTAAGAAGTACTTAAAAAGTTGAGGTAACCACCAATGCGTGCCGCAATGACAGCTGAAGAGCTTTTTCAGGATCTGAGGAAGATGCCAGCCGCGGAACGGCAAAAATTCTTTGTCATTTTGTCTGCGAAAGCCTTTTCTGAGGAGAAAGACTCTACTCACGAAGAGGTTTTCGGTCATCTGACCAATGATGAGTTTACGAGCTCCGAAGCTGCAGAATACCTAGAGGTTTCGACATCGACATTTCGACGCTATATCAAGAAGGAGCAGCTGGTTCCGAGCTCGTCTGTAGGCCGTAATCTGATGTTCGATGTACCTACATTGAAAGCATTCAAAAGAGCTCTGAAAACAGCCAAAGGCTGATGCTGTCGCATTGAGGCTGCTTCAGGGCATTCTTTTCTTGCTGATCTGATGAAGTCGCCGACGCCGTGTTTTGCCTGCCCTGCCCTGCCCTGCCCTGTGATGTGTAGGGCCATCTACTAACTCCTCAGCGCAAACCTCTATGGCCTCAACCTGACAGGCCGAATGCTTGGCGTACGCCCCCCCCCCGTTTTATCTAC
Proteins encoded in this region:
- a CDS encoding helix-turn-helix domain-containing protein, which translates into the protein MRAAMTAEELFQDLRKMPAAERQKFFVILSAKAFSEEKDSTHEEVFGHLTNDEFTSSEAAEYLEVSTSTFRRYIKKEQLVPSSSVGRNLMFDVPTLKAFKRALKTAKG
- a CDS encoding type II toxin-antitoxin system RelE/ParE family toxin produces the protein MQAKHQRNYKPPFSKFVKKAAKPLALAIEDEVEIICETPEIGVQKVGDLAGIWVHKFRFNKQEYLLAYRPPTPEEILQGVGVELLGIDFYQVGPHENFYTDLKKYLKS